GGAGAGAATATGTCTAAATTAACCCATTTTGACAAACAGGGACAGCCTAAGATGGTTGATGTCAGTCAGAAGGATGTAACTTCACGAATAGCCATCGCCAGAGCAAAGGTTTTGATGAAAAAAGAAACTATGGAGCTCATTTGTAATAAAAAGATACAAAAAGGCGATGTATTAAATGTTGCCGCAACTGCCGGGATTTTAGCCGCTAAAAAAACATCCGAATTAATCCCTATGTGTCATCCATTAATGATAGAATCTGCTGATATTAGGTTTAATCTAAATGAGACTGACATAGAAATAGAGGCACAGGTTACTGTCTGGGCTAAAACAGGCGTAGAAATGGAGGTTTTAACCGCAGTTTCAATTGCCGCCTTGACTATCTATGATATGTGTAAGTCCGTTGACCGCGAAATGACTATTTCAGAGATACAATTGATTAAAAAAGTAGGCGGTAAAAGCGGAATATGGAAAAGGATATAAAAAACACCTTATTTTATCAAGATGGATATTCATAAGGAATAATGCTAATGGCGAATAAAAATTTACCTATTGGTATCTTTGACTCTGGAGTTGGTGGGT
This genomic interval from bacterium contains the following:
- the moaC gene encoding cyclic pyranopterin monophosphate synthase MoaC, translating into MAKMLQGENMSKLTHFDKQGQPKMVDVSQKDVTSRIAIARAKVLMKKETMELICNKKIQKGDVLNVAATAGILAAKKTSELIPMCHPLMIESADIRFNLNETDIEIEAQVTVWAKTGVEMEVLTAVSIAALTIYDMCKSVDREMTISEIQLIKKVGGKSGIWKRI